A genome region from Thalassococcus arenae includes the following:
- the glyA gene encoding serine hydroxymethyltransferase: MLERRDWVPAVTQAVVDRVAGEIAGAASGTVADRIDALAAASRRIHERDCFNLNPATNVMNPRAEALLASGLGVRPSLGHPGDKYETGLEAVEEIEVIAAELASEVFGARFVELRVASGAMANLYAFMALTRPGDTVLVPPACIGGHVTHHGAGCAGLYGLRIVEAPVDAAGYTLDLDGLRALARAERPKLITLGGSLNLWPHDVGGVVAVAREVGARVLFDAAHQCGIIAGGVWDNPLAQGADVMTMSTYKSLGGPPAGLVLTGDAAIAERLEAIAYPGMTANFDAAKTAALAMGLLDWRDFGADYARAMVATAQALAAALAAQGLAVFGAARGFTASHQFALEAAPLGGGQAAAKRLRAAGFLACGIGLPLPAVPGDLNGLRLGTPEIVRWGMGVADMERLAGLIAAALRSNDPAALAPEVAAWRATFDRVHFVHGAAG, from the coding sequence ATGCTGGAGCGGCGCGATTGGGTGCCGGCGGTCACGCAGGCCGTGGTCGACCGGGTAGCCGGGGAGATCGCGGGTGCGGCTTCGGGCACGGTGGCGGACCGGATCGACGCCCTGGCGGCCGCGTCGCGGCGCATCCACGAGCGCGACTGCTTCAACCTCAACCCCGCCACCAACGTCATGAACCCGCGCGCCGAGGCCTTGCTGGCCTCGGGGCTGGGGGTCCGGCCTTCGCTGGGTCATCCGGGCGACAAGTACGAGACCGGGCTGGAGGCGGTGGAGGAGATCGAGGTGATCGCCGCCGAACTGGCATCGGAGGTCTTCGGCGCGCGCTTCGTGGAACTGCGCGTGGCTTCGGGGGCGATGGCGAACCTGTACGCCTTCATGGCGCTGACCCGGCCGGGCGACACGGTGCTGGTGCCGCCGGCATGCATCGGCGGGCATGTGACCCATCACGGCGCGGGCTGCGCGGGGCTGTACGGGCTGCGCATCGTCGAGGCGCCGGTGGATGCGGCGGGCTACACGCTGGACCTGGACGGGTTGCGGGCGCTGGCGCGGGCCGAGCGGCCGAAACTGATCACCCTGGGCGGGTCGCTGAACCTGTGGCCGCATGACGTGGGCGGCGTGGTCGCGGTGGCGCGCGAGGTCGGCGCGCGCGTGCTGTTCGACGCCGCGCATCAATGCGGGATCATCGCGGGCGGGGTCTGGGACAACCCGCTGGCGCAGGGCGCCGACGTGATGACGATGAGCACCTACAAGAGCCTGGGCGGGCCGCCTGCGGGGCTGGTGCTGACGGGCGACGCCGCGATCGCCGAACGGCTGGAGGCCATCGCCTATCCCGGCATGACCGCGAATTTCGATGCCGCCAAGACCGCGGCGCTGGCGATGGGCCTGCTGGACTGGCGCGATTTCGGCGCGGACTATGCCCGCGCGATGGTCGCCACGGCGCAGGCGCTGGCGGCGGCGCTGGCGGCGCAGGGCCTGGCTGTGTTCGGCGCCGCGCGGGGCTTTACCGCGTCGCACCAGTTCGCGCTGGAGGCCGCGCCGCTGGGCGGCGGTCAGGCGGCGGCGAAACGGCTGCGTGCCGCCGGGTTCCTGGCCTGCGGGATCGGCCTGCCGCTGCCGGCTGTCCCCGGCGATCTGAACGGGCTGCGGCTGGGCACGCCCGAGATCGTGCGGTGGGGCATGGGCGTGGCCGACATGGAACGGCTGGCGGGGCTGATCGCGGCAGCGCTGCGGTCGAACGATCCGGCGGCGCTGGCGCCAGAGGTGGCGGCCTGGCGCGCGACCTTCGACCGGGTACATTTCGTCCACGGCGCGGCGGGTTAG
- the deoD gene encoding purine-nucleoside phosphorylase: MTVHIGAEPGQIAECVLMPGDPLRAQWAAETFLENAECVNRVRGMLGFTGTWKGNRVTIHGSGMGMPSLSIYANELIRDYGARTLIRIGSCGAMQDRIAVRDVIVAMTASTLSTPSRGFFREVNFAPCADYGLLRAAVAAAEARGTPVHVGGIYSSDVFYDERPDLTEMMTRHGVLGVEMEAAELYTVAARHGARALAVLTVSDHLLTHEALPSDQRERSFGDMVEIALEAAFG; encoded by the coding sequence ATGACCGTCCATATCGGTGCGGAACCCGGCCAGATCGCCGAATGCGTATTGATGCCCGGCGACCCGTTGCGCGCGCAATGGGCTGCCGAGACCTTTCTGGAAAACGCCGAATGCGTGAACCGGGTGCGCGGGATGCTGGGATTCACCGGCACCTGGAAAGGCAACCGGGTGACGATCCACGGCTCGGGCATGGGGATGCCGAGCCTGTCGATCTACGCCAACGAACTGATCCGCGATTACGGCGCCAGGACGCTGATCCGGATCGGGTCCTGCGGGGCGATGCAGGACCGCATCGCGGTGCGCGACGTGATCGTGGCGATGACCGCCTCGACCCTGTCGACGCCGTCGCGCGGGTTCTTCCGCGAAGTGAATTTCGCGCCCTGCGCCGATTACGGCCTGCTGCGCGCCGCGGTGGCGGCGGCCGAGGCCAGGGGCACGCCGGTGCATGTGGGCGGCATCTATTCGTCGGACGTGTTCTATGACGAACGGCCGGACCTGACCGAAATGATGACCCGCCATGGCGTGCTGGGCGTCGAGATGGAGGCGGCGGAGCTTTACACCGTCGCGGCGCGCCACGGCGCGCGGGCGCTGGCGGTTCTGACGGTGTCGGACCATCTGCTGACCCATGAGGCGCTGCCGTCTGACCAGCGCGAGCGCAGCTTCGGCGACATGGTCGAGATCGCGCTGGAAGCGGCCTTCGGCTGA
- a CDS encoding H-NS family nucleoid-associated regulatory protein — protein sequence MKIDLESLSSEELKKLISDAQKALKSVDARRKAAAKLAAEKAAKEFGFSLDEVMGAGGKGSKGAPKYANPADPSQTWTGRGRKPNWVIDALKSGKSIDDLAL from the coding sequence ATGAAAATCGATCTGGAAAGCCTTTCGAGCGAAGAACTGAAGAAACTGATTTCCGACGCGCAAAAGGCGCTGAAATCGGTCGATGCCCGCCGCAAGGCCGCCGCGAAACTGGCCGCCGAAAAGGCCGCCAAGGAATTCGGCTTTTCACTGGATGAGGTGATGGGTGCGGGCGGCAAGGGCAGCAAGGGCGCCCCGAAATACGCCAATCCCGCCGATCCGTCGCAGACCTGGACGGGTCGCGGCCGCAAGCCCAATTGGGTGATCGATGCCCTGAAATCCGGCAAGTCGATCGACGACCTGGCGCTCTGA
- a CDS encoding protein meaA has translation MTDTQKDRPWLIRTYAGHSTAAKSNALYRANLAKGQTGLSVAFDLPTQTGYDSDHILARGEVGKVGVPVCHLGDMRTLFDQIPLDQMNTSMTINATAPWLLALYVAVAEEQGADVSALQGTVQNDLIKEYLSRGTYICPPKPSLKMIGDVAEYCYTHIPKWNPMNVCSYHLQEAGATPEQELAFALATAIAVLDELKPRVAAEDFPALCGRISFFVNAGIRFVTEMCKMRAFVDLWDEILETRYGVEDPKYRRFRYGVQVNSLGLTEQQPENNVYRILIEMLAVTLSKNARARAVQLPAWNEALGLPRPWDQQWSMRMQQILAYETDLLEYDDLFDGNPAVDRKVAALKEGARAELANIDSMGGAIGAIDYMKGRLVDSNAERLNRIERQETVVVGVNRWTEGEPSPLVGEDGGIMVVDPAVEAEQIARLEDWRTQRDDAAVKAALEALRQAARKGENVMPASIAAARAGVTTGEWAGEMRGIFGEYRAPTGVSAAVSNKTEGLDDIRAAVDAVSDKLGRRLRFLVGKPGLDGHSNGAEQIAFRARDCGMDIDYEGIRLTPEQIVEAAKSGAHVVGLSILSGSHIPLVEDLMARMRAEGLGDIPVIVGGIIPDDDAARLRAMGVAKVYTPKDFELNAIMRDIVTLVDAKSIAAE, from the coding sequence ATGACCGACACGCAAAAAGACCGCCCCTGGCTGATCCGCACCTATGCCGGCCATTCCACCGCCGCGAAATCCAACGCGCTGTATCGCGCCAATCTTGCCAAGGGACAGACCGGGCTGTCGGTGGCTTTCGACCTGCCGACCCAGACCGGCTATGACAGCGACCACATCCTGGCGCGCGGCGAGGTCGGCAAGGTCGGCGTGCCGGTCTGCCACCTGGGCGACATGCGCACCCTGTTCGACCAGATCCCGCTGGACCAGATGAACACCTCGATGACGATCAACGCCACGGCGCCCTGGCTGCTGGCGCTGTATGTCGCGGTGGCCGAGGAACAGGGCGCGGATGTCAGCGCGTTGCAGGGCACGGTGCAGAACGACCTGATCAAGGAATACCTGTCGCGCGGCACCTATATCTGCCCGCCGAAACCGTCGCTGAAGATGATCGGGGACGTGGCCGAGTATTGCTATACGCATATTCCGAAATGGAACCCGATGAACGTGTGTTCCTATCACCTGCAAGAGGCGGGTGCCACGCCGGAGCAGGAGCTGGCCTTTGCGCTGGCCACCGCCATCGCGGTTCTGGACGAGCTGAAACCGCGCGTCGCGGCCGAGGATTTCCCGGCGCTGTGCGGGCGGATTTCGTTCTTTGTCAATGCCGGCATCCGGTTCGTCACCGAGATGTGCAAGATGCGCGCCTTTGTCGATCTGTGGGACGAGATCCTGGAAACCCGCTATGGCGTCGAAGACCCGAAATACCGCCGCTTCCGTTATGGCGTGCAGGTCAATTCGCTGGGTCTGACCGAACAGCAGCCGGAAAACAACGTCTACCGCATCCTGATCGAGATGCTGGCGGTGACGCTGTCGAAAAACGCCCGCGCCCGCGCGGTGCAATTGCCGGCCTGGAACGAGGCGCTTGGCCTGCCGCGGCCCTGGGATCAGCAATGGTCGATGCGGATGCAGCAGATCCTGGCCTACGAGACCGACCTGCTGGAATATGACGACCTGTTCGACGGCAACCCCGCGGTCGATCGCAAGGTCGCGGCGCTGAAAGAAGGCGCGCGGGCCGAACTGGCCAATATCGACAGCATGGGCGGCGCCATCGGGGCGATCGACTACATGAAGGGCCGGCTGGTGGACAGCAATGCCGAGCGGCTGAACCGGATCGAGCGGCAGGAAACCGTGGTCGTGGGCGTGAACCGCTGGACCGAGGGCGAGCCGTCGCCGCTGGTGGGCGAGGATGGCGGCATCATGGTGGTCGACCCCGCGGTCGAAGCCGAGCAGATCGCGCGGCTGGAAGACTGGCGGACACAGCGCGACGACGCGGCGGTCAAGGCGGCGCTGGAGGCGCTGCGGCAGGCGGCGCGCAAGGGCGAGAACGTCATGCCGGCGTCGATCGCCGCGGCCCGCGCCGGTGTCACGACCGGCGAATGGGCCGGCGAAATGCGGGGGATTTTCGGCGAATACCGGGCGCCGACAGGGGTTTCGGCGGCCGTCAGCAACAAGACCGAGGGGCTGGACGACATCCGCGCCGCGGTCGACGCGGTCAGCGACAAGCTGGGCCGACGGTTGCGGTTCCTGGTCGGCAAGCCGGGGCTGGACGGCCATTCCAACGGCGCCGAGCAGATCGCGTTCCGCGCCCGCGATTGCGGCATGGACATCGACTATGAAGGCATCCGGCTGACCCCCGAGCAGATCGTCGAGGCGGCGAAGAGTGGCGCGCATGTGGTCGGCCTGTCGATCCTGTCGGGCAGCCATATCCCGCTGGTCGAGGATCTGATGGCGCGGATGCGGGCCGAGGGCCTGGGCGATATTCCGGTGATCGTCGGCGGCATCATTCCCGACGACGACGCCGCGCGCCTGCGCGCGATGGGGGTGGCCAAGGTCTATACGCCCAAGGATTTCGAATTGAACGCCATCATGCGCGATATCGTGACATTGGTGGATGCGAAATCAATTGCTGCTGAATAG
- a CDS encoding 1-acyl-sn-glycerol-3-phosphate acyltransferase: MTSPVTLPFWLFVLILLFAAASFSSNFLFPSVRWFLRRRAEKVVARLNERLETPIQPFKLARRYDLIQRLIYHPDVTRAIVEHADEEGVREDVAFERARRYAHEIVPSFSAFAYFGAGVRAARFLSNALYRVRLGHHDEAALAKLNRDATIVFVMNHRSNMDYVLVTYLAAERSALSYAVGEWAQVWPLSRLIRAMGAFFIRRKSRNALYRKVLSRYVQMATAGGVTQAMFPEGGLSLDGGLQDPKLGLLKYVTDELDLAARDVVFVPVAINYDRVLEDRVLIEAGRNGTRRFDAGMGKIAAAATKQLWLRLRGRFHRFGYAAVSFGAPLSLRDHPELAAEPEALAQALMGRIAAVVPVLPVPLVAHLLRDGPLDRAALEARYADTVARLDAHIHVPRDDTRYSAEVGLRALIQRGIVTEADGRFTIVPDQSPLAEFYARSIAHLF, encoded by the coding sequence ATGACCAGTCCGGTGACGCTGCCCTTTTGGCTTTTTGTGCTGATCCTGCTCTTCGCAGCGGCGTCGTTTTCGTCGAATTTCCTGTTCCCCTCCGTCCGCTGGTTCCTGCGCCGCCGCGCCGAGAAAGTCGTGGCCCGTCTGAACGAACGGCTCGAGACGCCGATCCAGCCGTTCAAGCTGGCCCGCCGCTACGACCTGATCCAGCGGCTGATCTATCACCCGGACGTCACGCGCGCGATCGTCGAACACGCAGACGAGGAAGGCGTGCGCGAGGACGTGGCCTTCGAACGCGCGCGGCGCTATGCCCATGAAATCGTGCCGTCTTTTTCCGCCTTCGCCTATTTCGGCGCGGGTGTGCGCGCGGCGCGGTTCCTGTCGAACGCGCTCTACCGGGTGCGGCTGGGCCACCACGACGAAGCCGCGCTCGCCAAGCTCAATCGCGACGCGACGATCGTCTTTGTCATGAACCACCGGTCCAACATGGACTATGTGCTGGTGACGTATCTTGCGGCCGAACGCTCGGCGCTCAGCTATGCCGTGGGCGAATGGGCGCAGGTCTGGCCGCTGTCGCGGCTGATCCGGGCGATGGGGGCGTTCTTCATCCGGCGCAAGTCCCGCAACGCGTTGTATCGCAAGGTTTTATCTCGCTACGTGCAGATGGCGACGGCCGGTGGCGTGACCCAGGCGATGTTCCCCGAAGGCGGTCTCAGTCTAGATGGAGGCCTGCAGGATCCCAAGCTGGGCCTGCTGAAATACGTCACCGACGAGCTCGATCTGGCGGCGCGCGACGTGGTGTTCGTGCCGGTCGCGATCAACTACGACCGGGTTCTCGAAGACCGGGTGCTGATCGAAGCCGGGCGCAATGGAACAAGGCGGTTCGACGCCGGGATGGGAAAGATCGCCGCGGCGGCGACCAAGCAGTTGTGGCTGCGGCTGCGCGGGCGGTTCCATCGCTTCGGCTATGCCGCGGTCAGTTTCGGTGCGCCCCTGTCGTTGCGCGACCATCCCGAGCTGGCCGCCGAACCCGAGGCCCTGGCACAGGCCCTGATGGGCCGCATCGCCGCCGTCGTGCCGGTTCTGCCGGTGCCGCTCGTGGCGCATCTGTTGCGCGACGGCCCGCTCGACCGCGCTGCGCTCGAGGCGCGCTACGCCGACACCGTCGCCCGTCTGGACGCGCATATCCACGTGCCCCGCGACGATACCCGCTACTCGGCCGAGGTCGGTCTCCGGGCGCTGATCCAACGCGGCATCGTGACCGAAGCCGACGGCCGCTTCACCATCGTCCCCGACCAGTCGCCCCTCGCCGAGTTCTACGCCCGCTCCATCGCGCATCTTTTTTGA
- the ccrA gene encoding crotonyl-CoA carboxylase/reductase, with product MALDQQTGIAQYDAPEKDLYEIGEMPPLGYVPKKMYAWAIRRERHGDPEQSFQQEVVDTWDIDSHEVLVLVMAAGVNYNGVWAGKGVPISPFDVHGQDYHIAGSDASGIVWKVGEKVKRWKVGDEVVVHCNQDDGDDEHCNGGDPMYSPSQRIWGYETGDGSFAQFTKVQAQQLMPRPKHLTWEESACYTLTLATAYRMLFGHEPHDLKPGQNVLVWGASGGLGSYAIQLANTAGANAIGVISDESKRQFVMDMGAKGVINRKDFNCWGQLPTVNTPEYNDWLKEARKFGKAIWDITGKGVNVDMVFEHPGESTFPVSTLVVKKGGMVVICAGTTGYNCTFDVRYMWMHQKRLQGSHFAHLKQASAANQLMVERRLDPCMSEVFPWKEIPASHTKMMRNEHKPGNMAVLVQAPKTGLRTFEDALAARS from the coding sequence ATGGCACTGGACCAGCAAACCGGTATCGCGCAATACGACGCGCCCGAGAAAGACCTCTACGAAATCGGCGAGATGCCTCCGCTCGGTTACGTGCCCAAGAAGATGTATGCCTGGGCGATCCGCCGCGAACGCCACGGCGATCCCGAGCAGAGCTTTCAGCAGGAAGTCGTCGACACCTGGGACATCGACAGCCATGAGGTGCTGGTTCTCGTGATGGCTGCCGGCGTCAACTACAATGGCGTCTGGGCCGGCAAGGGCGTTCCGATCAGCCCTTTCGACGTGCACGGGCAGGACTACCACATCGCCGGCTCCGACGCCTCGGGCATCGTCTGGAAGGTGGGCGAAAAGGTCAAGCGATGGAAGGTCGGTGACGAGGTCGTCGTCCACTGCAACCAGGATGACGGCGACGACGAGCACTGCAATGGCGGCGACCCGATGTATTCGCCCAGCCAGCGGATCTGGGGCTACGAGACCGGCGACGGCAGCTTTGCCCAGTTCACAAAGGTGCAGGCCCAGCAGCTGATGCCGCGGCCCAAGCACCTGACCTGGGAGGAATCGGCCTGCTACACGCTGACGCTGGCCACCGCTTACCGGATGCTGTTCGGCCACGAGCCGCATGATCTCAAGCCCGGCCAGAACGTGCTGGTCTGGGGCGCGTCGGGTGGTTTGGGGTCGTATGCGATCCAGCTGGCCAATACCGCCGGTGCCAACGCGATCGGCGTGATCTCGGACGAAAGCAAGCGCCAGTTCGTCATGGATATGGGCGCCAAGGGCGTCATCAACCGCAAGGATTTCAATTGCTGGGGCCAGCTGCCTACCGTGAACACGCCGGAATACAACGACTGGCTGAAAGAGGCGCGCAAGTTCGGCAAGGCGATCTGGGACATCACCGGCAAGGGCGTGAATGTCGACATGGTCTTCGAACATCCCGGCGAAAGCACCTTCCCCGTCTCGACCCTGGTGGTGAAAAAGGGCGGCATGGTGGTGATCTGTGCCGGAACGACCGGATACAACTGCACATTCGACGTGCGTTACATGTGGATGCACCAAAAGCGTTTGCAGGGATCGCATTTCGCGCATCTGAAACAGGCGTCCGCGGCGAACCAGCTGATGGTCGAGCGCCGGCTTGACCCCTGCATGTCCGAGGTGTTCCCCTGGAAGGAAATCCCGGCATCCCACACCAAGATGATGCGCAACGAACACAAGCCCGGAAACATGGCGGTGCTGGTTCAGGCCCCCAAGACGGGTCTGCGCACCTTCGAGGACGCGCTTGCTGCGCGCAGCTGA